Part of the bacterium genome, TTTGCATGTTATCCCTTCGGCAATAAGGGGGATTTTGCATTTCCCGAGGTGTTCTTCGATGATTTTAACCGATTCACCGCTCCACCCGTAAGAACCGAATGCCGCGCCGATTTTATTTTTGAACCGCAGTCCCCTGAGGTCCTCGAGCAGCGGGGTAATAGTGGGCAGGACACCGTAATTGAGCGTCGGCGAGCCGATGATAACCGCCCGTGACCTGAACACTTCGACGATGGCGTCGTTACGGTCGGTGACCGCGGCATGGATGATCTTATAGTCCACTCCTTCGTCCGCGATGCCGTCCCCGATCGCCTCGGCCATGCGGCGGGTGGCGTCCCACATGGTATCGAAGAGAATAACCGCCCGCGGCTCGGGTTTCTGGAGCGCCCATTCCTGGTATTTTGTCACAATCCGGACAGGGTTGTCGCGCCAGATTATCCCGTGACTCGGAGCGATCATACTGACCGGGACGCCGAGTCCGAGCACTTCCTCGATTTTTTTGGTCACAAGGGGGCTGTATGGAGTCAGAATATTGGCGTAGTATTTCAGCGCTTCCTCGAAGAGCTCTTCCTGGTTCACCTGATCGTTGAACCTGAAGGCGCTGGCATAATGCTGGCCAAACGCGTCATTGGGCATGAGTATGTTGTGCCCGGTCAGGTAGGTGAACATGCTGTCCGGCCAGTGAAGCATGGGAGCTTCGACAAAAACGAGATCGTTCTTACCGATGCCGATCCTGTCGCCGGTCTGCACCGTCTTTACGTTCCAGTTGTGGTGAAAATGTCCCTCGAAACTCTCCTCGCCGCGCTTCGACACGACGAGCGTCGCTTTCGGAGCGAGAGACATGACCGCGGGAAGACTGCCCGAATGGTCGGGCTCGGAGTGATTTGCTACGACAATATCGATGGACGAGGGATCGATTATCTCACGGATGTTTTCGATGAGCTGGTCACGGAAAGGACTCCAGACCGTATCCACAAGCACCTTTTTTTCATCGATGATCAGGTAGGAATTGTAGGTCGAGCCCCGGTGAGTCGATAATTCATGGCCGTGGAACTTCCTCAGTCCCCAGTCAACGACTCCGACCCAGTATACATCTTTTGCCAGTTCGACAACCATGGTGACTGTACTCCTTTTATCCGTTTTATTTTCACCAGACAGGGAACAATACAGCTTTATTTCCCCGGCCTTCCTTTCAGATTTTTGACTTTATCCCATCCCTGAGGAAGCGGATCGACCGCGTCGGGTGTAAAATTCTTCCCTCCGGAACCGGGAACATATACCGGCGATCCGTGCCCTTTTTCCTTCGCCTCTTCAGAAAGCCTGACCAGGTGCTGGTAAGACCTTTTCAGGTCGTAAAAACCATGCCACCACGAGTAATCGGGTCCCATCATAGCCGATCCCATACGAGCTCTGCGGCCCTCGTGATGCCATAATTCGTAGAACACCCATTCGATCTCCTCATCGAATACCGGCCATTTCGTGAGAAGATTCCGGCTGTAAAGATCGTCAATTATCACCTTGGCGGGCTTATAGTAATCATCATTGTAATGCTGAACGGCCGCATCGTACCGTTCGAGGTAATTATTCGCCCACCGCGGCGAGTGACACTGGGTACATACCGTAACCATCTTTTTACGCTCGTCAACGCCGTCATGATCTTTGTTCGGAACGGTGAGCGGCGACTGGGATTCCCATTTGAGCCGCTCCCCGACATCGTGCGATGTCGCAAGGGGGCCGATTCCCGACATGTGGCATGCTGCGCATGTCGGGGCCGAGAAATCACCCGAGGGTTCCCATGAATCGGTCGCAGCTTCGAAATTCCATTTTTCGCGCTCGGCAAGATACCGTTTCCCGTGTTTCGACTCGAAGTAGATTTCATCCTGCGGATGGTCGGGACCGAGATGACACTGGCCGCATGTCTCGGGTTTCCGGGCTTCTGCAAGTGAAAACCGGTGCGTCGTATGACAGAGCACGCAGCTCCCCCGTGAGCCGTCGGGATTGATTCTCCCGCATCCCTCGTTGGGCCAGTTCTCCATGGTCAGTTCACCCGTCGAGATGTCCGAGCCATGACACATATAACAGCCGGTTTCACGCTCGATATCGTTATTCATGCCCTTCAGCCAGGGGTCTTTGAGCTCTTTCGCCTGTATATCCCATGTCCGGGCGTGTTTGCTCATGGAAAACTCCTCTTCCTCGCGGGGATGACACTTGCTGCAGTCGCGTGGTGTTACGACCGGGGTGATTTTTACGTTTTTGTATTTTTTCGTGCCGGGGCAGTCACGGGCATCTTTGTCGGTCGGCTCGGCGCCATGGCAGTCGAGACAGGTTATGGATGCACGGGCATGCGGGCTGTTCGACCAGTCCTCGACCTTGCCGGGTTCTTCCGCAGCGTGGCATGAGATGCATTCACGCTCGACTTCCGAGAGACCGCGGTAGATTTCAATCTTTTTGGCCAATTGGGGCGCGGGGAGTTTTTTCTCCTGACCGCTGGCGCCCGTCATTACCGATATGACCATTACAATTGTCAGACATGAAGCAGTTACCAGGGAGCGGTTCATTGTAAGTCCCCGTTTTCAGCTGTATACGAATTGTTAAACAGGTATTCCCTGAAAGCACCGTGAAATTCCTTGCGGTGACAATCAAGGCACCGTTTTCTATCCTTCATTTTTAAATACTCTCTGTGGGCAATTATCGTTTTGATTGCCGCACCGCGCGGTGTCAGGTTCACATGACAGCGCCTGCACGATGAATCGTATACTTTACGGCGCGCGCTCTGCCCGAGCTCATCCCATGGCATCATCACGGGGTCCGATTCACCGAACAGGTGGACTGCGATATCGTTGACCCCGTCACGGGTTTTGGTCCACAGTTTCGGGATCAGTGCATGGGGAATATGGCAGTCGCTGCACTGCGCGACGACACCCTCGTCGTTCTGATAGTGCGCCGATTGTTTCCAGCCCTGTTCCGCGACGATTCTCATTTCATGACACGAGATACAGAACGATGTTTCCGATGTGTATGAAATCATGTAAGCGCTGACTGCGCAGCCGATACCTGCCGTCATGAAACCCGCCACGAGGAACACCATGTGACCAGCGGAAGGTCGTTTGATCATTCAGGCTCCTCTTTTTCTGCCGCACGATGCGCGGAGAATCCTATACGGTAATCGAATCAGTCAACGGTTATCTGAAAATCACTGAGTATCGTATTTTTTATGGCACTGTTTATACGTGTTGTGATAAATCACGTTTAAGTGGATATAAGCTGTCAAGTGTCGGCACTACCGATTAATGATTCGGGAACATGTTTACATGCCCTTGACAGCAACAAAACAACACATTGCATCATGGGGCTCGTGAAAAATATACTTTTTCACAGTCCTCTTATTGTGTGACAGGGAATTCCGTTATCCGCAGTTTCGCCGATCCGTAGGGGATAAGCTTCACCTCTTCCACCGGAGTCGATACCGATACCGGGCTTTTGGGCGGCGGAGCCGCGGAAGCGCCATCCATACCCCAATCCGGCACCTTACGGGCTTTTGCGGTGAGTACGACCGGAGCCTTGATCTCGGAAAAACAGGGCATTTTTACCGATTTCTCCTCCACCGTCAGGGATTTTGCCGGATTTTCGGTGTCGAGGACAAGGGCGTAATTCCAGTCGGTCATGGGCCGGACCTCGTAATCGGCATGGGGAGTCTCCCCGGCGATCTGTTTCCACCGTGAACTGATCATAAGCGAGAAGGTAAGAG contains:
- a CDS encoding NapC/NirT family cytochrome c, translated to MIKRPSAGHMVFLVAGFMTAGIGCAVSAYMISYTSETSFCISCHEMRIVAEQGWKQSAHYQNDEGVVAQCSDCHIPHALIPKLWTKTRDGVNDIAVHLFGESDPVMMPWDELGQSARRKVYDSSCRRCHVNLTPRGAAIKTIIAHREYLKMKDRKRCLDCHRKEFHGAFREYLFNNSYTAENGDLQ
- a CDS encoding MBL fold metallo-hydrolase, whose amino-acid sequence is MVVELAKDVYWVGVVDWGLRKFHGHELSTHRGSTYNSYLIIDEKKVLVDTVWSPFRDQLIENIREIIDPSSIDIVVANHSEPDHSGSLPAVMSLAPKATLVVSKRGEESFEGHFHHNWNVKTVQTGDRIGIGKNDLVFVEAPMLHWPDSMFTYLTGHNILMPNDAFGQHYASAFRFNDQVNQEELFEEALKYYANILTPYSPLVTKKIEEVLGLGVPVSMIAPSHGIIWRDNPVRIVTKYQEWALQKPEPRAVILFDTMWDATRRMAEAIGDGIADEGVDYKIIHAAVTDRNDAIVEVFRSRAVIIGSPTLNYGVLPTITPLLEDLRGLRFKNKIGAAFGSYGWSGESVKIIEEHLGKCKIPLIAEGITCKWQPDSRCIEECRTFGRQIGKAAKEPADV
- a CDS encoding hydroxylamine oxidoreductase: MNRSLVTASCLTIVMVISVMTGASGQEKKLPAPQLAKKIEIYRGLSEVERECISCHAAEEPGKVEDWSNSPHARASITCLDCHGAEPTDKDARDCPGTKKYKNVKITPVVTPRDCSKCHPREEEEFSMSKHARTWDIQAKELKDPWLKGMNNDIERETGCYMCHGSDISTGELTMENWPNEGCGRINPDGSRGSCVLCHTTHRFSLAEARKPETCGQCHLGPDHPQDEIYFESKHGKRYLAEREKWNFEAATDSWEPSGDFSAPTCAACHMSGIGPLATSHDVGERLKWESQSPLTVPNKDHDGVDERKKMVTVCTQCHSPRWANNYLERYDAAVQHYNDDYYKPAKVIIDDLYSRNLLTKWPVFDEEIEWVFYELWHHEGRRARMGSAMMGPDYSWWHGFYDLKRSYQHLVRLSEEAKEKGHGSPVYVPGSGGKNFTPDAVDPLPQGWDKVKNLKGRPGK